The genomic stretch AGTCTTCATGATATCCTGTTGCAAGTGCCTCAATGAGGGTTTTAACAACACCCGATTCATGCAAATCGATCGCTAAAGGGGAAGTGAAATAGAAACATAAGTGGCCCTCGTATGACCGTGTGGGTATTAGATTTTTTTTAAGACATTTTTACAAATTTCCGAGTACATTCACACCTTCGCTGCCTTCTTAGGGGGCGGCGGAAAGTACATCTGAGGCTGGTTCCCCGGTGCCAAGGTTTCCGATGACTCTTGCTGTGCTGGCGGACGAGGGTTTGGTGTGCTGAAATGGTCCCGGAGCGGAAGATCTGACGATCCATGTCCGAATGTACTGAACTCAGGGCTCCGTGACGACATGGTAGGCATCATCTGCGTAGTACCCCCTGAAGGCAGCGCGGGGCTCATCATGGGGAACGTTCTGGGGGTCCTGAGAACCATATCTTCGTACTCCTTCATAgttctcttttcttcgcGGAGTTCATCGCgctctgccttttcctccttggtcACGAAGCAGGAGTGGACGCTCACGATAATTTCGACGAAATAAAGAACACTAT from Aspergillus oryzae RIB40 DNA, chromosome 1 encodes the following:
- a CDS encoding uncharacterized protein (predicted protein), with translation MEQIMASTVLPMRFSMLLRTIDPIKFLWSGALFLGVLSIFILITKLPVHILRIFYPPVSVFVHVGLFIVYIVSASYQAGSDKSDPKHLQSGPPWYITKSCSVASNKDNIGYCQQAKALFGFTIIIIVLYFVEIIVSVHSCFVTKEEKAERDELREEKRTMKEYEDMVLRTPRTFPMMSPALPSGGTTQMMPTMSSRSPEFSTFGHGSSDLPLRDHFSTPNPRPPAQQESSETLAPGNQPQMYFPPPPKKAAKV